The following proteins are co-located in the Chiroxiphia lanceolata isolate bChiLan1 chromosome 7, bChiLan1.pri, whole genome shotgun sequence genome:
- the GALNT5 gene encoding polypeptide N-acetylgalactosaminyltransferase 5, whose amino-acid sequence MSGLRRLFRGSGRALAFVFAASVAWVLLDMAALRLSLGEAGGRLLREAGQKQGQERARPRRGPEAPPGTVQLPPSPPLAAPAGRGAGGAPAAPGAPAKAAREPGPGPAPAGHGAEVRGASPPPRRPPAPAHSEPPRPAGLGGTGTGTLGHAADGSERRPPGTAAQPGLAARAPGAGAQPGPEETDTGQKETSSRTRSILISKEGKNSASPAVPPRRPHSPGNATARREKHKQLFNENSDGAHAATATAGATARGDRNRELGAAPGAAPGAAGTEQNGQEQAGAALRTAGTGQDGQEQAGAALGAVGTGQDGQEQAGGNPGMHRVLSVDATLAPRDPRAPGQFGHAVAVPNDKQEEAKSRWKEGNFNVYLSDLIPVDRAIADTRPAGCSEQRVHDDLPTTTIIMCFVDEVWSTLLRSVHSVLSRSPPHLIEEVILVDDFSTKEYLKEQLDTYMARFPKVKILRLRERHGLIRARLAGAEIAKGTVLTFLDSHVECNVGWLEPLLERVRLRRTKVACPVIEVISDKDMSYMTVDNFQRGIFTWPMNFGWRQIPQEVIEANKIKETDIIRCPVMAGGLFSIDKKYFFELGMYDPGLDVWGGENMEISFKVWMCGGEIEIVPCSRVGHIFRNDNPYSFPKDRVRTVERNLARVAEVWLDEYKELFYGHAYHLVLKNVDVGDLTQQIQLRKKLQCKSFRWYLENVYPDLEAPLVKASGLLVNMALAGCVTVEGPALAFEECDVNNTNQHFNYTWLRLIQHGELCLAPSGVLGALGLRRCQGRSRSLAWLHRSLATVRPGLSDHIISEHQHLPQPSCLEVDPSYKALRVKACDSTNPYQKWQFGNYHVD is encoded by the exons ATGAGCGGGCTGCGGCGGCTGTTCCGCGGCAGCGGGCGGGCCCTGGCCTTCGTATTCGCCGCCTCGGTCGCCTGGGTGCTGCTCGACATGGCCGCGCTCCGCCTCTCCCTCGGCGAGGCGGGCGGGCGGCTGCtgcgggaggcg GGGCagaagcaggggcaggagcgggcgcggccccggcgcggccccgaGGCGCCGCCGGGCACGGTCCAGCTGCCCCCGAGCCCCCCACTCGCCGCCCCCGCGGGCAGGGGCGCCGGGGGGGCACCGGCAGCGCCCGGGGCGCCGGCGAAGGCAGCGAGGGAGCCGGGACCGGGACCAGCCCCCGCCGGGCACGGGGCCGAGGTGCGGGGGGCATCGCCGCCTCCCCGccggcccccggcccccgcGCACAGCGAGCCCCCGCGGCCGGCCGGGCTCGGGGGGACGGGCACGGGGACACTCGGACACGCCGCCGACGGCAGCGAGCGGCGTCCCCCCGGTACGGCGGCACAGCCCGGCCTGGCAGCCCGGGCACCGGGAGCGGGCGCCCAGCCTGGACCAGAGGAAACAGACACGGGACAGAAGGAAACTTCCTCCAGAACTCGCTCCATCCTCATTAGCAAAGAGGGGAAGAACTCCGCCAGCCCCGCAGTCCCGCCTCGCCGACCCCACTCTCCGGGGAACGCCACAGCGAGACGGGAAAAGCACAAACAACTTTTTAACGAGAACAGTGATGGTGCCCACGCTGCGACTGCCACTGCCGGGGCCACCGCGCGGGGTGACCGGAACCGGGAGCTGGGTGCggcaccaggagcagctcccgGGGCGGCTGGCACTGAACAGAATGGGCAGGAGCAGGCGGGAGCAGCTCTCAGAACGGCTGGCACGGGCCAGGACGGACAGGAGCAGGCGGGAGCAGCTCTCGGGGCGGTTGGCACTGGCCAGGACGGGCAGGAGCAGGCGGGTGGCAACCCGGGGATGCACAGGGTCCTGTCTGTGGATGCAACGCTTGCCCCGAGAGACCCCCGAGCTCCCGGCCAGTTTGGACATGCTGTTGCAGTCCCCAACGATAAACAAGAAGAAGCAAAAAGTAgatggaaagaaggaaacttTAATGTCTACCTCAGCGATCTGATCCCCGTGGACAGAGCCATCGCGGACACCAGGCCTGCCGG GTGCTCCGAGCAGCGTGTCCACGACGACCTCCCGACCACCACCATCATCATGTGCTTCGTGGATGAAGTGTGGTCCACCCTGCTCCGCTCCGTGCACAGCGTCCTCAGCAGGTCCCCTCCACACCTGATTGAGGAAGTCATTTTGGTGGATGACTTCAGCACTAAGG aGTACCTGAAGGAGCAGCTGGACACGTACATGGCGCGGTTCCCAAAAGTGAAGATCCTGCGGCTCAGGGAGAGGCACGGGCTGATCCGGGCCAGGCTGGCGGGAGCAGAGATCGCCAAAG GCACCGTCCTGACGTTCCTGGACTCACACGTGGAGTGCAACGTGGGCTGGCTGGAGCCACTGCTGGAGCGGGTCCGACTGCGCCGCACCAAGGTCGCCTGCCCCGTCATCGAGGTCATCAGCGACAAGGACATGAG TTACATGACCGTGGACAACTTCCAGCGTGGGATTTTTACTTGGCCAATGAATTTTGGATGGAGGCAGATTCCACAAGAGGTCATCGAGGCAAATAAAATCAAGGAGACTGATATAATAAG GTGCCCCGTCATGGCAGGTGGCCTGTTCTCCATCGataagaagtatttttttgaGCTGGGAATGTACGACCCAGGACTGGAtgtttggggaggggaaaataTGGAGATTTCATTCAAG GTCTGGATGTGCGGAGGAGAGATCGAGATTGTTCCCTGCTCCAGAGTTGGGCACATTTTCAGGAATGACAATCCTTATTCCTTCCCGAAAGACCGGGTGAGAACAGTGGAGCGGAACCTGGCCCGTGTGGCAGAGGTCTGGCTGGACGAGTACAAGGAGCTCTTCTACGGCCACGCTTACCACTTGGTCTTGAAAAACGTGGATGTTGGAGACCTGACTCAACAAATCCAGCTGCGAAAGAAGCTCCAGTGCAAAAGTTTCCGGTGGTACCTGGAGAACGTCTACCCAGACCTGGAAGCTCCCCTGGTTAAAGCCAGCGGGCTG ctcgTTAACATGGCCCTGGCAGGATGTGTCACTGTGGAAGGCCCCGCTCTGGCTTTTGAGGAGTGTGATGTGAACAACACG AACCAGCACTTCAACTACACCTGGCTGAGGCTGATCCAGCACGGGGAGCTCTGCCTCGCCCCCTCGGGCGTCCTGGGGGCCCTGGGCCTGCGCcgctgccagggcaggagccGCAGCCTGGCCTGGCTCCACAGGTCCCTGGCCACCGTCCGGCCGGGGCTG AGCGA